The Bacteroidota bacterium genome has a window encoding:
- a CDS encoding acyl carrier protein, whose translation MADIAAKVKSIIVDKLGVDEKEVTPEASFTNDLGADSLDTVELIMEFEKEFNIAIPDDQAEKISTVGQAIEYIEKNVK comes from the coding sequence ATGGCTGACATCGCAGCAAAAGTGAAATCCATCATCGTCGACAAACTTGGTGTTGATGAAAAGGAAGTGACCCCGGAAGCCAGCTTCACGAACGACCTGGGCGCTGATTCCCTCGACACCGTGGAACTGATCATGGAATTCGAAAAGGAATTCAACATCGCCATCCCGGATGACCAGGCCGAGAAAATCTCTACGGTCGGTCAGGCCATCGAATACATCGAGAAAAACGTGAAGTAA